A single Brienomyrus brachyistius isolate T26 chromosome 11, BBRACH_0.4, whole genome shotgun sequence DNA region contains:
- the ca7 gene encoding carbonic anhydrase 7 isoform X1 codes for MTGHQWGYGEENGPSAWHKDYPVARGNRQSPIDIVPSEAQFDPTLPPITLVYDTCTSLSISNNGHSVVVEFDDEDGRAVIRGGPLESVYRLKQFHFHWGGTGSCGSEHTICGKTFASELHLVHWNATKYKSFGEAVAAPDGLAVLGILLEIGDEHRALNSITDSLYMVKFKGSSVDFKDFNPRCLLPNNLNYWTYPGSLTTPPLHESVTWIVLKEPIRVSAKQMGKFRMLHFSGEEEDRQRMVNNYRPPQPLKGRRVRASFK; via the exons ATGACTGGTCATCAGTGGGGATACGGCGAGGAAAACG GTCCCTCCGCCTGGCATAAAGACTACCCCGTCGCGCGGGGCAATCGGCAGTCTCCCATTGACATCGTCCCGAGCGAGGCACAGTTTGACCCAACTTTGCCCCCCATCACGCTGGTCTATGACACCTGCACGTCCCTCAGCATCTCCAACAACGGCCACTCTGTGGTCGTTGAGTTTGATGATGAAGATGGCAGAGCCG TCATCAGGGGGGGCCCCCTGGAGTCGGTGTATAGGCTGAAGCAGTTCCATTTCCACTGGGGTGGGACAGGCAGCTGCGGTTCAGAGCACACCATCTGCGGGAAGACCTTTGCATCTGAG CTTCACCTGGTTCACTGGAATGCTACCAAGTATAAGTCATTTGGCGAGGCAGTGGCAGCCCCTGATGGCCTGGCTGTCCTTGGCATCCTTTTGGAG ATCGGTGATGAACACAGGGCTTTGAACAGCATCACGGATTCTTTGTATATGGTCAAATTTAAG GGGAGCTCCGTAGACTTCAAGGACTTCAACCCCAGGTGCCTCCTGCCCAACAACCTGAACTACTGGACGTATCCTGGTTCACTGACCACGCCTCCACTGCATGAGAGCGTCACCTGGATTGTCCTGAAGGAGCCCATCCGTGTGTCTGCGAAACAG ATGGGAAAGTTCCGGATGCTGCATTTCAGTGGCGAGGAGGAGGATCGCCAGCGCATGGTGAACAACTATAGACCCCCTCAGCCTCTGAAAGGAAGAAGGGTCCGAGCCTCCTTCAAGTAG
- the ca7 gene encoding carbonic anhydrase 7 isoform X2 has translation MTGHQWGYGEENGPSAWHKDYPVARGNRQSPIDIVPSEAQFDPTLPPITLVYDTCTSLSISNNGHSVVVEFDDEDGRAVIRGGPLESVYRLKQFHFHWGGTGSCGSEHTICGKTFASELHLVHWNATKYKSFGEAVAAPDGLAVLGILLEIGDEHRALNSITDSLYMVKFKGSSVDFKDFNPRCLLPNNLNYWTYPGSLTTPPLHESVTWIVLKEPIRVSAKQVKRWLVCGMP, from the exons ATGACTGGTCATCAGTGGGGATACGGCGAGGAAAACG GTCCCTCCGCCTGGCATAAAGACTACCCCGTCGCGCGGGGCAATCGGCAGTCTCCCATTGACATCGTCCCGAGCGAGGCACAGTTTGACCCAACTTTGCCCCCCATCACGCTGGTCTATGACACCTGCACGTCCCTCAGCATCTCCAACAACGGCCACTCTGTGGTCGTTGAGTTTGATGATGAAGATGGCAGAGCCG TCATCAGGGGGGGCCCCCTGGAGTCGGTGTATAGGCTGAAGCAGTTCCATTTCCACTGGGGTGGGACAGGCAGCTGCGGTTCAGAGCACACCATCTGCGGGAAGACCTTTGCATCTGAG CTTCACCTGGTTCACTGGAATGCTACCAAGTATAAGTCATTTGGCGAGGCAGTGGCAGCCCCTGATGGCCTGGCTGTCCTTGGCATCCTTTTGGAG ATCGGTGATGAACACAGGGCTTTGAACAGCATCACGGATTCTTTGTATATGGTCAAATTTAAG GGGAGCTCCGTAGACTTCAAGGACTTCAACCCCAGGTGCCTCCTGCCCAACAACCTGAACTACTGGACGTATCCTGGTTCACTGACCACGCCTCCACTGCATGAGAGCGTCACCTGGATTGTCCTGAAGGAGCCCATCCGTGTGTCTGCGAAACAG GTCAAACGCTGGCTGGTCTGCGGAATGCCATAG
- the nae1 gene encoding NEDD8-activating enzyme E1 regulatory subunit has protein sequence MADGSKGKSTKEQKYDRQLRLWGDHGQDALENAHVCVINATATGTELLKNLVLPGIGAFTIVDGHKASGEDVGNNFFLGIDSIGKSRAQAATELLQELNSDVSGNFVEETPDKLLDNDPEFFHRFSLVIGVQLEESTCLRLGAVLWNAGVPFLACRTYGLVGYMRLAVREHTVIESHPDNALEDLRLDQPFAELKNHVQSYDLDNMEKKDHSHTPWIIIVAKYLEKWCNEHNFQLPKNYKEKESFRELIRKGILQNENGVPEDEENFEEAIKNVNTALNPTMISRVVQEIFDGQECKNITSQTPAFWIMARAVKEFVESEGGGNLPVRGTIPDMIADSEKFISLQNVYREKAMQDALIVAKHVECLLQSVGKPPESITEQDIKLFCKNAAFLRVVHCRSLADEYSVESLNKDEITSCMDSPDCEMVLYLMLRSIDRFHQQHSRYPGVYNYQVEEDIGKLKLCVNSLLQEYGLNVNVKDDYIHEFCRYGASEPHTVASFLGGCAAQEAIKMITHQFVPFNNTFIYNAMSQTSATFQL, from the exons ATGGCCGACGGCTCTAAAGGGAAATCAACGAAGGAGCAGAAATATGACAGGCAGCTCAG ATTGTGGGGGGATCACGGGCAAGATGCTCTGGAgaatgcacatgtgtgtgtgatcAATGCCACTGCCACGGGAACAGAATTACTCAAGAATTTGGTGCTGCCAG gTATTGGTGCATTTACCATTGTAGATGGCCATAAAGCTTCTGGAGAGGATGTGGGAAACAA CTTTTTTCTAGGTATTGACAGCATCGGGAAG AGTCGGGCTCAGGCTGCCACAGAGCTGCTTCAGGAGCTGAACAGCGACGTCTCTGGCAACTTCGTAGAGGAG ACTCCAGACAAGCTCCTGGACAACGACCCTGAGTTCTTCCACAGATTCAGCTTGGTCATTGGAGTCCAACTAGAGGAGAG CACATGCCTGAGACTGGGTGCGGTGTTGTGGAACGCTGGAGTTCCCTTTCTGGCATGCAGGACATACGGACTCGTAGGGTACATGAGGCTGGCAGTGAGagaacacacag TGATAGAATCGCATCCAGATAATGCGCTGGAAGACCTGAGGCTTGACCAACCGTTTGCAGAGCTGAAGAATCATGTCCAGTCTTACGATCTAGACAATATGGAGAAAAAG GACCATAGTCATACACCATGGATCATTATTGTTGCCAAGTACCTAGAAAAGTGGTGCAATGAG CACAATTTTCAGTTACCGAAGAATTACAAAGAGAAGGAGTCATTCCGAGAGCTCATCCGGAAAG GCATTTTGCAGAATGAGAATGGAGTTCCTGAGGATGAGGAGAACTTTGAAGAGGCAATAAAGAATGTCAACACTGCCCTTAACCCAACAATG ATTTCACGTGTGGTACAGGAGATCTTTGATGGACAAGAATGCAAGAACATTACATCTCAG ACACCAGCCTTCTGGATAATGGCCCGCGCAGTGAAGGAGTTTGTGGAGAGCGAGGGCGGGGGGAACCTACCTGTGCGCGGCACTATTCCTGACATGATCGCTGACTCTGAGAAGTTCATCAGCCTCCAGAATGT TTACAGAGAAAAGGCAATGCAAGATGCTTTGATAGTGGCCAAACATGTAGAGTGTCTCCTACAGTCTGTTGGAAAG CCTCCAGAGAGCATCACTGAGCAAGACATTAAACTCTTCT GTAAAAATGCTGCTTTTCTGAGAGTGGTGCACTGCAGATCCCTGGCAGATGAGTACAGCGTGGAATCTTTGAACAAAGACGAGATCA CCTCCTGTATGGACAGTCCCGACTGTGAGATGGTTCTCTACCTCATGCTGCGCTCCATTGATCGCTTTCATCAGCAACACTCCCGCTACCCAG GTGTCTACAATTATCAGGTTGAAGAAGACATTGGCAAATTGAAGCTGTGTGTCAACAGCCTTCTACAGGAATATggcttaaatgtaaatgtcaagGACGATTACATTCATGAATT CTGTCGCTATGGTGCCAGTGAACCACACACAGTGGCATCCTTTCTGGGAG GATGTGCTGCTCAAGAGGCCATCAAAATGATCACCCACCAGTTTGTACCATTCAACAATACGTTTATCTACAATGCCATGTCCCAGACATCGGCCACTTTCCAGCTGTGA